Proteins from one Rosa chinensis cultivar Old Blush chromosome 7, RchiOBHm-V2, whole genome shotgun sequence genomic window:
- the LOC112180121 gene encoding hydroxypyruvate reductase isoform X2, which produces MMLGGCALMTLMGAVDGTNRRIFKGVGLVEVDDVPLADVPDVIEKYDICIVKSMKLDFNVLSRAKKMKLIMQYGVGLEGVEIDAATKFGIKVARIPSHATGNAASCAEMAIYLMLGLLRKQNEMQISIKQRKLGDPIGETLLGKTVFILGYGNIGMELAKRLKPFGVKIIATKRNWNIHSEDSCQSNALGDVVDEKGGHEDIHSFASNADIVVCCLLLNSETVSIVNTSFISSMRKGALLVNIARGGLLNYEAVLYYLESGHLGGLGIDVAWTEPFDPDDPILKFNNVLITPHVAGATEYSFRSMSKVVGDVGIQLHEGKPLTGLEFVN; this is translated from the exons ATGATGTTGGGAGGTTGCGCCTTGATGACTCTTATGGGTGCAGTAGATGGAACAAATAGGAGGATCTTCAAGGGAGTTGGGCTTGTGGAG GTTGATGATGTACCACTTGCTGATGTGCCTGATGTTATCGAGAAGTATGATATCTGTATAGTGAAAAGCATGAAGTTAGATTTTAATGTCCTCTCTCGTGCAAAAAAGATGAAGCTTATAATGCAGTATGGTGTTGGACTGGAAG GCGTTGAAATTGATGCTGCGACTAAGTTTGGAATAAAAGTCGCTAGGATTCCGAGTCATGCAACTGGAAATGCAGCCTCATGTGCAGAAATGGCCATTTATCTCATGTTGGGCCTTCTCCGAAAGCAA AATGAGATGCAAATTTCTATAAAGCAGAGAAAGCTTGGAGACCCAATTGGTGAAACACTACTTGGAAAAACA GTCTTCATTTTAGGATATGGAAATATTGGAATGGAGTTGGCAAAGCGCTTGAAACCATTTGGTGTGAAAATTATTGCCACAAAACGGAATTGGAACATTCATTCAGAAGATTCGTGCCAATCAAATG CGTTAGGTGACGTGGTTGACGAGAAGGGTGGTCATGAAGACATCCATTCATTTGCAAGCAATGCGGACattgttgtttgttgtttgcttttaaataGTGAAACA GTTAGCATTGTAAACACGTCATTTATATCATCGATGAGAAAG GGTGCCCTTTTAGTAAATATAGCCCGAGGGGGTCTCCTGAACTATGAAGCTGTTCTATATTACCTCGAGTCCGGACACTTAGGTGGCTTGGGCATTGATGTTGCTTGGACTGAGCCATTTGATCCTGATGATCCCATTTTGAAGTTCAATAATGTTCTGATCACACCTCATGTTGCAGGAGCTACCGAGTATTCTTTTAGATCCATGTCAAAG GTAGTTGGTGATGTTGGCATTCAACTTCACGAAGGGAAGCCTTTGACAGGACTGGAGTTTGTCAACTGA